From the genome of Rhizobium binae, one region includes:
- a CDS encoding ABC transporter ATP-binding protein, giving the protein MATSVVLQKVEKRYGAFDVIHGIDLTIDPGEFVVFVGPSGCGKSTLLRMIAGLEEITGGALLLDSERMNEVAPAKRGIAMVFQSYALYPHMSVYKNLAFGLETAGYKKADIQPKVKRAAEILQIEKLLERKPKALSGGQRQRVAIGRAIVREPRIFLFDEPLSNLDAELRVQMRVEISRLHRQLGNTMIYVTHDQVEAMTMADKIVVLNSGRIEQVGAPLDLYNNPANRFVAGFIGSPKMNFLQARIEAVGEAETSIHVCGNSVRLPRRLKGEAGEAVTFGIRPEHLSLTQGTIALSTVNVDLVENLGGATMLYTTTPDGQLLTIALDGQQKVERGTNVQAFFDPARCHVFDAAGKTI; this is encoded by the coding sequence ATGGCAACCAGTGTCGTTCTTCAGAAGGTCGAGAAGCGCTACGGCGCCTTCGATGTGATCCATGGCATCGACCTGACGATCGATCCCGGCGAATTTGTCGTTTTCGTCGGCCCCTCGGGCTGCGGAAAATCCACCCTGCTGCGCATGATCGCCGGTCTGGAGGAGATCACCGGCGGGGCGCTGCTGCTCGACAGCGAGCGCATGAACGAGGTGGCGCCGGCCAAGCGCGGCATCGCCATGGTCTTCCAGTCTTATGCGCTCTATCCGCACATGTCGGTCTACAAGAACCTCGCCTTCGGCCTGGAGACGGCGGGTTACAAGAAGGCGGACATCCAGCCGAAGGTCAAACGCGCTGCGGAAATTCTGCAGATCGAGAAGCTCCTGGAGCGCAAGCCGAAGGCGCTCTCGGGCGGCCAGCGCCAGCGCGTCGCCATCGGTCGCGCCATCGTGCGCGAGCCGCGCATCTTCCTGTTCGACGAACCGCTGTCGAACCTCGACGCCGAATTGCGCGTGCAGATGCGCGTCGAAATATCCCGACTGCACCGGCAGCTCGGCAACACCATGATCTACGTCACCCATGACCAGGTCGAGGCGATGACGATGGCCGACAAGATCGTCGTCTTGAATTCCGGCCGCATCGAACAGGTCGGCGCGCCGCTCGACCTCTACAACAACCCGGCCAACCGCTTCGTCGCCGGTTTTATCGGCAGCCCGAAGATGAACTTTCTGCAGGCGCGCATCGAAGCGGTCGGCGAGGCCGAAACCAGTATTCATGTCTGCGGCAATTCCGTCCGCCTGCCGCGCCGGCTGAAGGGCGAGGCAGGCGAGGCCGTGACCTTCGGCATCCGCCCTGAGCATCTCTCCCTCACGCAGGGCACCATCGCGCTCTCGACCGTCAATGTCGATCTCGTCGAAAATCTCGGCGGCGCCACCATGCTCTATACGACGACGCCGGACGGACAGCTGCTGACGATTGCCCTCGACGGTCAGCAGAAGGTCGAGCGTGGCACCAATGTGCAAGCCTTCTTCGATCCGGCCCGCTGCCACGTCTTCGACGCTGCCGGCAAGACGATCTGA
- a CDS encoding choline/ethanolamine kinase family protein, whose translation MTPEDRIHALGIWQGPIEISPISGGITNRNYLVSDAVARCVVRLGADIPIHHIIRQNELAASRAAHAAGLSPAVIHHSPGVLVLDYIEARALSPEDIRTPEMLARVVPLLRACHRDIARHFRGPAMIFWVFHVIRDYAASLKESGSLHLPLLPALIAKAEMLEAAAAPFEIAFGHNDLLAANFLDDGKRLWLIDWDYAGFNTPLFDLGGLASNNEFSQAAEQMMLESYFDQPLTDEFSRRYGAMKCASLLRETLWSMISEIHSTIQFDYAAYTAENLGRFERAYQAFEQER comes from the coding sequence ATGACGCCTGAGGATAGGATTCATGCGCTTGGCATCTGGCAGGGTCCGATTGAAATTTCGCCGATATCCGGCGGCATCACCAACAGGAACTATCTGGTCAGCGATGCCGTCGCGCGTTGCGTGGTGAGACTCGGCGCCGATATTCCGATCCACCACATCATCAGGCAGAACGAGCTTGCCGCAAGCCGCGCGGCGCATGCCGCCGGCCTGTCGCCTGCCGTCATCCACCATTCGCCCGGCGTGCTGGTGCTCGACTATATCGAGGCGCGGGCGCTGTCGCCCGAGGATATCAGGACGCCGGAAATGCTGGCCCGGGTCGTGCCGCTGCTGCGCGCCTGCCACCGTGACATCGCGCGGCATTTCCGCGGCCCGGCGATGATCTTCTGGGTCTTCCACGTCATCCGCGATTACGCCGCCAGCCTGAAGGAATCGGGCAGCCTCCACCTTCCGCTGCTGCCGGCGTTGATCGCCAAGGCCGAGATGCTGGAAGCAGCGGCAGCGCCGTTCGAGATCGCCTTCGGCCATAACGATTTGCTGGCCGCCAATTTTCTCGATGACGGCAAGCGGCTCTGGCTGATCGATTGGGATTATGCCGGCTTCAATACGCCGCTGTTCGATCTCGGCGGATTGGCCTCCAACAACGAATTCTCGCAAGCCGCCGAGCAGATGATGCTCGAGAGCTATTTCGACCAGCCGCTGACCGATGAGTTCAGCCGCCGCTACGGCGCGATGAAATGCGCCTCGCTGCTGCGCGAAACGCTGTGGAGCATGATTTCTGAAATCCATTCGACCATCCAGTTCGACTATGCCGCCTATACCGCCGAAAATCTCGGGCGTTTTGAACGCGCCTATCAAGCCTTTGAACAGGAACGATAA
- a CDS encoding GcvT family protein yields the protein MTKQLPKTAKAVVIGGGIIGCSTAYHLGKLGWTDTVLLERKKLTSGTTFHAAGLVGQLRSSANITQLLGYSVDLYKRLEEETGLGTGWKMNGGLRLACNEERWTEVKRQATTAQSFGLEMQLLTPQEAFDLWPLMTIDDLVGAAFLPTDGQANPSDITQALAKGARMAGVSIFEDTEVLDLEIDKGRIRAVVTAEGRIECERVIVCAGQWTRAFGRRFGVNVPLVSVEHQYIITESFGVPSNLPTLRDPDRLTYYKEEVGGIVMGGYEPNPILWAKQGIPQDFHYTLLDSNFDHFEQIMEQALGRLPALENVGVKQLLNGPESFTPDGNFILGEAPELKNFFVGAGFNAFGIASAGGAGMALAEWVTKGEPPYDLWPVDIRRFGRPHFDTDWVRTRTLEAYGKHYTMAWPFEEHSSGRPCRKSPLYDRLKAQGACFGEKLGWERPNWFADLFANEEPKDIYSYGRQNWFDAVGREHKAVREAAVIFDQTSFAKFVLKGRDAEAALSWIAANDVARPVGSLIYTQMLNDKGGIECDLTVARIAEDEYYIVTGTGFATHDFNWIVRNIPAEMHAELVDVTSAYSVLSLMGPNARAVLEKVTRSDVSNAAFPFGQVRTIGISGCPVRALRITYVGELGYELHVPIEYATTVYDALMASGGELGLVNAGYRAIESCRLEKGYRAWGSDIGPDHTPVEAGLGWAVKIGKNIPFRGREAIERQLADGIKKRLACFVPEDPDTVLLGRETIYRNGKRVGWLSSGGFGYTLGKPIGYGYVRNPEGVTEDFVLSGTYELDVARERIPCRVSLAPLYDPEMARVKD from the coding sequence ATGACGAAACAGTTACCGAAGACGGCAAAAGCCGTGGTCATCGGCGGCGGCATCATCGGCTGCTCGACAGCCTATCATCTCGGCAAGCTTGGCTGGACCGATACTGTTCTCCTGGAACGCAAGAAGCTGACATCGGGCACGACCTTTCATGCCGCCGGCCTCGTTGGCCAGCTGCGCAGCAGCGCCAACATCACCCAGCTGCTCGGTTATTCCGTCGATCTCTACAAGCGGCTGGAAGAGGAAACCGGCCTCGGCACCGGCTGGAAGATGAATGGCGGCCTGCGGCTTGCCTGCAACGAGGAGCGCTGGACGGAGGTCAAGCGCCAGGCGACCACGGCCCAGTCCTTCGGCCTCGAAATGCAGTTGCTGACACCGCAGGAGGCCTTCGATCTCTGGCCGCTGATGACAATCGACGATCTGGTCGGCGCCGCCTTCCTGCCGACCGATGGCCAGGCCAATCCCTCCGACATCACCCAGGCGCTGGCGAAGGGGGCCCGCATGGCGGGCGTTTCGATCTTCGAGGATACCGAAGTCCTCGACCTCGAGATCGACAAGGGACGAATCCGCGCCGTTGTGACCGCCGAGGGACGTATCGAATGCGAGCGCGTCATCGTCTGCGCCGGCCAATGGACGCGCGCCTTTGGCCGGCGTTTCGGCGTCAACGTGCCGCTGGTCTCGGTCGAGCACCAATATATCATCACCGAATCCTTCGGCGTGCCCTCCAACCTGCCGACGCTGCGCGATCCCGATCGCCTGACCTATTACAAGGAAGAGGTCGGCGGCATCGTCATGGGCGGCTATGAGCCCAATCCCATTCTCTGGGCAAAGCAGGGCATCCCGCAGGATTTCCATTACACGCTGCTGGATAGCAATTTCGACCATTTCGAACAGATCATGGAACAGGCGCTCGGCCGCCTTCCGGCGCTGGAGAATGTCGGCGTCAAGCAGCTGCTGAACGGCCCGGAAAGTTTTACGCCTGACGGTAACTTCATTCTCGGTGAGGCGCCGGAGCTGAAGAACTTCTTCGTCGGCGCCGGTTTCAACGCCTTCGGCATCGCCTCGGCCGGCGGCGCCGGCATGGCGCTTGCCGAATGGGTGACGAAGGGCGAGCCGCCCTATGATCTCTGGCCGGTCGACATCCGCCGCTTCGGTCGCCCGCACTTCGATACCGACTGGGTGCGCACCCGCACGCTCGAAGCCTATGGCAAGCACTACACCATGGCCTGGCCTTTCGAGGAGCATTCGAGCGGCCGCCCCTGCCGCAAATCGCCGCTCTATGACCGGTTGAAGGCGCAGGGCGCCTGTTTCGGCGAAAAGCTCGGCTGGGAGCGGCCGAATTGGTTTGCCGATCTCTTCGCCAATGAGGAGCCGAAGGATATCTACAGCTACGGCAGGCAGAACTGGTTCGATGCCGTCGGCCGCGAGCATAAGGCGGTGCGCGAGGCGGCCGTCATCTTCGACCAGACCTCCTTCGCCAAATTCGTGCTGAAGGGCAGGGATGCCGAGGCGGCACTCTCCTGGATTGCCGCCAACGATGTTGCAAGGCCCGTGGGATCGCTCATCTACACGCAGATGCTGAACGACAAGGGCGGCATCGAATGCGACCTGACCGTCGCCCGCATCGCCGAGGACGAATATTACATCGTCACCGGCACCGGTTTCGCCACCCACGACTTCAATTGGATCGTCCGCAATATTCCGGCGGAGATGCATGCCGAGCTGGTCGACGTCACCTCGGCCTATTCCGTGCTGTCGCTGATGGGACCGAATGCACGCGCGGTGCTGGAAAAGGTGACACGCAGCGATGTCTCGAATGCCGCCTTCCCCTTCGGCCAGGTCAGAACCATCGGCATATCGGGCTGCCCGGTGCGGGCATTGCGCATCACCTATGTCGGCGAGCTCGGCTACGAACTGCATGTTCCCATTGAATATGCGACCACGGTCTATGACGCGCTGATGGCATCAGGCGGCGAGCTCGGCCTTGTCAATGCCGGCTACCGCGCCATCGAGAGCTGCCGCCTGGAAAAGGGCTATCGCGCCTGGGGCTCCGATATCGGCCCCGACCACACGCCAGTTGAAGCCGGCCTCGGCTGGGCGGTGAAGATCGGGAAGAACATTCCGTTCCGCGGCCGCGAGGCGATCGAGCGGCAGCTTGCGGACGGCATCAAGAAGCGCCTCGCCTGCTTCGTTCCCGAAGATCCCGATACCGTGCTGCTCGGACGCGAAACCATCTATCGCAACGGCAAACGTGTCGGCTGGCTCTCGAGCGGCGGCTTCGGTTATACGCTGGGGAAGCCGATCGGCTACGGCTACGTCCGCAACCCGGAAGGTGTGACGGAGGATTTCGTCCTCTCCGGCACCTATGAGCTCGATGTCGCCAGGGAGCGCATTCCCTGCAGGGTGTCGCTGGCGCCGCTCTATGATCCCGAGATGGCGCGCGTGAAGGACTGA
- a CDS encoding mannitol dehydrogenase family protein — translation MTERLQTLSGLAPTAKLPAYDRSRLKSGILHLGPGAFFRAHFAPFTDGALAAAGGDWGIEVASLRTPDVADNLSAQNGLYTVLIRDTSGTTAEVIGSILKAHVAPRDPAGLLARLEDPAIRIVSMTVTEKAYGFDPATGGLDLRHPDIVADLANRHAPRGVIGYLVEGLARRRQKGIAPFTPLSCDNLPSNGAVLKRLVLEFTSRIDADLHRWIEANVPFPSTMVDRITPASTDATYADAERLTGRTDMAAIETEPFTQWVIEDHFANGRPAWEKVRGALMVEDVSAYEKMKLRMLNGAHSLLAYLGYIGGYEFIRDVMDDAALAALAYRHMHAAARTLDPVPGINLDDYANELIARFANKAIAHRTYQIAMDGTQKLPQRLLEPACEALAHGDRAETYAIAVAAWMRYAIGEHGDGERYELRDPRAGEIAALIADVPRTGPAISAALFTLPGLFPAALTGHRAWTQDVSDKLEILIQDDRLPLF, via the coding sequence GTGACCGAACGACTACAGACCCTTTCCGGCCTCGCCCCGACGGCGAAGCTTCCCGCCTATGACCGCAGCCGGCTGAAAAGCGGCATCCTGCATCTGGGACCCGGCGCCTTCTTCCGCGCGCATTTCGCGCCGTTCACGGATGGCGCGCTCGCCGCTGCAGGCGGCGACTGGGGCATCGAGGTGGCAAGCCTGCGCACACCCGATGTCGCCGACAATCTGAGCGCTCAAAACGGGCTTTATACGGTGCTGATCCGCGACACCTCGGGCACGACGGCCGAGGTGATCGGCTCGATCCTGAAGGCACATGTGGCGCCGCGCGATCCGGCCGGGCTGCTGGCGCGGCTGGAAGATCCCGCGATCCGGATCGTCAGCATGACGGTGACGGAAAAGGCCTATGGCTTCGATCCGGCAACCGGCGGCCTCGACCTCAGACATCCCGATATCGTCGCCGATCTCGCCAACCGGCATGCGCCGCGCGGCGTCATCGGCTATCTGGTGGAAGGCCTTGCGCGCCGCCGGCAAAAGGGGATCGCCCCCTTTACGCCGCTGAGCTGCGACAACCTGCCGAGCAACGGCGCGGTGCTGAAACGCCTGGTGCTCGAATTCACCTCCCGCATCGATGCCGACCTGCATCGCTGGATCGAAGCGAATGTGCCCTTCCCGTCGACGATGGTCGACCGAATCACCCCGGCCAGCACCGACGCGACCTATGCCGATGCCGAGCGGCTGACGGGCCGCACGGACATGGCGGCGATCGAGACGGAACCCTTTACGCAATGGGTGATAGAAGACCATTTCGCCAATGGCCGCCCGGCCTGGGAAAAGGTGCGCGGCGCGCTGATGGTCGAAGACGTCTCGGCCTATGAGAAGATGAAGCTCCGGATGCTGAACGGCGCTCATTCGCTGCTCGCCTATCTCGGTTATATCGGTGGGTATGAATTCATCCGCGATGTGATGGACGATGCTGCTCTGGCCGCGCTTGCCTATCGCCACATGCACGCGGCGGCGAGGACGCTCGATCCGGTGCCCGGCATCAACCTCGACGACTATGCCAACGAATTGATAGCGCGCTTTGCAAACAAGGCGATCGCCCACCGCACCTACCAGATCGCCATGGACGGCACGCAGAAGCTGCCGCAGCGGCTGCTGGAGCCGGCATGCGAAGCGCTGGCGCATGGCGACAGGGCGGAAACCTATGCGATCGCCGTTGCGGCGTGGATGCGCTACGCGATCGGCGAACACGGCGATGGCGAGCGCTACGAACTGCGCGATCCCCGCGCCGGCGAAATCGCCGCGCTGATCGCCGATGTCCCGCGCACCGGTCCTGCGATTTCGGCGGCTCTCTTCACCCTTCCCGGACTTTTCCCGGCGGCGTTGACCGGACATCGGGCGTGGACGCAGGATGTGTCGGACAAGCTGGAGATCCTGATTCAGGACGATCGGTTGCCACTGTTTTGA
- the uxaC gene encoding glucuronate isomerase: MDAGNGFLHPDRLFPADPATRTIARDLYETVRNLPIVSPHGHTEPSWFADDKPFEDAASLLVIPDHYLFRMLHSVGVTLDELGVPRLDGKPVAAGRAIWQTFAMHYHLFRGTPSSLWVDHAMSAVLGCTEPLTPDNADALYDHINAQLALPEFRPRALHQRFGIETIATTEGALDPLAHHQKMAADGWIGKVRTTYRPDSVTDPDAVGFCDNLIKFGAITGADVTRWDGLIEAHRRRRAYFRQFGATATDHGVPTAFTADLPLAEKQALLDKALKGPLSPQDAELFRGQMMTEMAGLSAEDGMVMQIHAGSRRNTDNGLFATRGPNMGADIPTRTDWVGGLNALLSRYGHAPGLRVLLFTLDETTYARELAPMAGHWPCLMIGPPWWFHDSPLGIRRYLDQVVETAGFANMAGFNDDTRALLSIPARHDVWRREVCRFLAGLAAEHRISKREAEIVAGELSYGNAKKAYKL; the protein is encoded by the coding sequence ATGGATGCAGGAAACGGCTTTCTTCATCCGGACCGGCTCTTTCCGGCCGACCCGGCAACACGGACCATTGCGCGCGACCTCTACGAGACGGTGCGCAATCTTCCGATCGTCAGCCCGCACGGGCATACCGAACCGTCCTGGTTCGCCGACGATAAGCCGTTTGAAGACGCGGCTTCGCTGCTGGTCATTCCCGATCATTATCTCTTCCGCATGCTGCACAGCGTCGGCGTCACCTTGGACGAGCTCGGTGTTCCCAGGCTCGATGGCAAGCCGGTGGCCGCAGGCCGCGCGATCTGGCAGACCTTTGCCATGCATTACCATCTCTTCCGCGGAACGCCGTCGAGCCTCTGGGTCGATCACGCGATGTCGGCCGTGCTCGGCTGCACCGAGCCGCTGACACCTGACAACGCCGATGCGCTCTACGATCACATCAATGCCCAGCTTGCCCTTCCGGAATTCCGGCCGCGGGCGCTGCATCAGCGATTCGGCATCGAAACGATCGCGACGACCGAGGGCGCACTCGACCCGTTGGCGCATCACCAGAAGATGGCCGCGGATGGCTGGATCGGCAAAGTGCGCACCACTTACCGGCCGGACAGCGTAACCGATCCCGATGCCGTTGGATTCTGCGACAATCTCATAAAATTCGGGGCGATCACCGGCGCCGACGTGACACGCTGGGACGGCCTGATCGAAGCGCACCGGCGCCGGCGCGCCTATTTCCGCCAGTTCGGCGCCACCGCAACCGATCACGGCGTGCCCACCGCCTTCACCGCCGACCTGCCACTTGCCGAAAAGCAGGCACTGCTCGACAAGGCGCTGAAGGGGCCGCTTTCTCCCCAAGATGCCGAGCTCTTCCGCGGCCAGATGATGACCGAGATGGCCGGACTTTCGGCCGAAGACGGCATGGTCATGCAGATCCACGCCGGCTCGCGACGCAATACCGACAACGGGCTGTTCGCGACGCGTGGCCCAAACATGGGCGCCGATATTCCGACGCGAACGGACTGGGTCGGCGGGCTGAATGCGCTGCTTTCCAGATACGGCCATGCGCCGGGGCTGCGCGTGCTGCTCTTCACCCTCGACGAGACGACCTATGCGCGCGAGTTGGCGCCGATGGCCGGCCATTGGCCCTGCCTGATGATCGGTCCGCCCTGGTGGTTCCACGACAGCCCGCTCGGCATCCGCCGCTATCTCGACCAGGTGGTGGAGACGGCAGGCTTCGCCAATATGGCCGGTTTCAACGACGACACGCGGGCGCTGCTTTCGATCCCGGCGCGGCACGATGTCTGGCGCCGCGAAGTCTGCCGCTTCCTCGCCGGGCTCGCCGCCGAGCACCGGATTTCCAAAAGGGAAGCCGAGATCGTGGCGGGCGAACTCTCCTATGGCAATGCGAAGAAGGCCTATAAGCTGTGA
- a CDS encoding SlyX family protein, translating into MSDETNRITRLEEMLAYQAKTIEELSDQLAEQWKVVEQMRTKLDRLTERFLSLEEQSLEAPGITRPPHY; encoded by the coding sequence ATGTCCGACGAGACGAACCGCATCACCCGGCTGGAAGAGATGCTGGCCTATCAGGCAAAGACGATCGAGGAGCTGTCCGATCAGCTTGCCGAACAATGGAAGGTCGTCGAGCAGATGCGCACCAAGCTCGACCGGCTGACCGAACGTTTCCTGTCGCTCGAGGAACAGTCGCTGGAAGCGCCCGGTATCACCCGCCCGCCGCATTATTGA
- a CDS encoding NAD-dependent succinate-semialdehyde dehydrogenase — protein MAFTTALTRHVPFSSPFLRAAGYINGVWTSGNATGTFDVLNPATGELLASLPDMGATETRAAIDAAHAAQPAWAARPAKERSALLRKWFDLMVANADELAAILTAEMGKPFPEARGEILYAASYVEWYAEEAKRIYGETIPAPSDDKRMIVIKQPVGVVGTITPWNFPAAMIARKIAPALAVGCTVVSKPAEQTPLTAIALAVLAEQAGIPAGVFNLIVGIDGPAIGRELCGNNKVRKISFTGSTEVGRILMRQCADQIKKVSLELGGNAPFIVFDDADLDAAVEGAIASKYRNAGQTCVCANRLYIQSGVYDAFAAKLAARVAAMPVGDGFTAGVEIGPLIDEQGLAKVEDHVSDALAKGAKVLTGGKRIDGAGTFFAPTVLTGVTRGMTVAREETFGPVAPLFRFETAEDVIAEANDTEFGLAAYFYAGDLKKVWRVAEALEYGMVGINTGLMSSETAPFGGIKQSGLGREGSRHGADDYLEMKYLCIGGV, from the coding sequence ATGGCTTTCACCACTGCACTGACCCGGCACGTCCCCTTCTCTTCGCCGTTCCTGCGCGCCGCCGGCTATATCAACGGCGTCTGGACCTCAGGCAATGCCACTGGGACTTTCGACGTGCTCAACCCGGCAACCGGCGAACTGCTTGCTTCGCTGCCCGACATGGGGGCAACCGAGACGCGGGCGGCGATCGATGCGGCCCATGCCGCCCAGCCGGCCTGGGCTGCCCGCCCGGCCAAGGAGCGCAGCGCCCTCCTGCGCAAATGGTTCGACCTGATGGTCGCCAATGCCGACGAACTCGCCGCGATCCTGACCGCCGAAATGGGCAAGCCCTTCCCCGAAGCGCGCGGAGAGATCCTGTATGCCGCGTCCTATGTCGAATGGTATGCGGAAGAGGCCAAGCGCATTTACGGCGAGACGATCCCGGCACCTTCCGATGACAAGCGGATGATCGTCATCAAGCAGCCGGTCGGCGTCGTCGGCACGATCACGCCGTGGAATTTCCCGGCGGCTATGATTGCCCGCAAGATCGCGCCGGCGCTGGCCGTCGGCTGCACGGTCGTGTCGAAGCCCGCCGAACAGACGCCGCTGACGGCAATCGCGCTGGCCGTGCTCGCCGAGCAGGCCGGTATTCCGGCCGGCGTCTTCAATCTCATCGTCGGTATCGACGGACCGGCAATCGGCCGCGAGCTCTGCGGCAACAACAAGGTGCGCAAGATAAGCTTCACCGGTTCGACGGAAGTCGGCCGTATCCTGATGCGGCAGTGCGCCGACCAGATCAAGAAGGTCAGCCTGGAGCTCGGCGGCAACGCGCCCTTCATCGTCTTCGACGATGCCGATCTCGACGCCGCCGTCGAAGGCGCGATCGCTTCGAAATACCGCAATGCCGGCCAGACCTGCGTTTGCGCCAACCGCCTCTACATCCAGTCGGGCGTCTATGACGCCTTTGCGGCCAAGCTTGCCGCCAGGGTCGCCGCAATGCCGGTCGGCGACGGCTTCACGGCGGGTGTCGAGATCGGGCCGCTGATCGACGAACAGGGCCTTGCCAAGGTGGAAGATCATGTCAGCGACGCGCTTGCCAAAGGCGCCAAGGTGCTGACCGGCGGCAAGCGCATCGACGGTGCCGGCACCTTCTTTGCGCCGACGGTGCTGACCGGCGTGACCCGCGGCATGACGGTGGCGCGCGAGGAAACCTTCGGACCGGTGGCGCCGCTCTTCCGCTTCGAGACCGCCGAGGATGTCATCGCTGAGGCCAATGACACGGAATTCGGTCTTGCCGCCTATTTCTACGCCGGCGACCTGAAGAAGGTCTGGCGGGTGGCGGAAGCGCTGGAATACGGCATGGTCGGCATCAATACCGGCCTGATGTCGTCAGAGACGGCGCCGTTCGGCGGCATCAAGCAATCCGGACTCGGCCGCGAGGGCTCGCGCCACGGCGCCGACGATTATCTCGAGATGAAATATCTCTGCATCGGCGGCGTCTGA
- a CDS encoding 4-aminobutyrate--2-oxoglutarate transaminase, with translation MTATSLTDRKNAAISRGVGMTTQIYADRAENAEIWDKEGRRYIDFAAGIAVLNTGHRHPRVIAAVKDQLDHFTHTCHQVVPYESYVSLAERLNALLPGDFEKKTIFVTTGAEAVENAVKIARAATGRSAVIAFGGGFHGRTFMGMALTGKVVPYKVGFGAMPGDVFHVPFPVELHGVTADQSLAALKKLFAADVDPQRVAAIIIEPVQGEGGFYPAPAAFMKALRELCDQHGILLIADEVQTGFARTGKMFAMDHHEVAPDLTTMAKSLAGGFPLAAVTGRAEIMDAPGPGGLGGTYGGNPLGIAAAHAVLDVIKEEDLCNRANLLGGRLKQRLESLREKVPEITDIRGPGFMNAVEFNDRRTGLPSADFANRVRLAALDKGLILLTCGVHGNVIRFLAPITIQDEVLGEALDILEASMLEASAAK, from the coding sequence ATGACCGCGACAAGCCTTACGGACCGGAAGAACGCCGCGATTTCACGCGGAGTCGGCATGACCACGCAGATCTATGCGGACCGCGCAGAGAATGCCGAGATCTGGGACAAAGAGGGGCGCCGCTATATCGATTTCGCCGCCGGCATCGCCGTTCTCAACACCGGTCACCGTCATCCCCGGGTCATCGCGGCGGTCAAGGATCAGCTCGACCATTTCACCCATACCTGCCACCAGGTTGTTCCCTACGAAAGCTATGTCAGCCTTGCCGAACGGCTGAACGCGCTGCTGCCGGGAGACTTCGAGAAGAAGACGATCTTCGTCACGACGGGCGCCGAGGCGGTGGAAAATGCCGTCAAGATCGCCCGCGCGGCAACCGGCCGCTCGGCCGTCATCGCCTTCGGCGGCGGTTTCCATGGCCGTACCTTCATGGGCATGGCGCTGACCGGCAAGGTGGTGCCCTACAAGGTCGGCTTCGGCGCCATGCCGGGCGACGTCTTCCATGTCCCCTTCCCGGTCGAACTGCATGGCGTCACTGCCGATCAGTCGCTTGCGGCGCTGAAGAAGCTCTTTGCCGCCGATGTCGATCCGCAGCGGGTCGCCGCGATCATCATCGAGCCGGTGCAGGGCGAAGGTGGCTTCTATCCGGCGCCGGCCGCCTTCATGAAGGCGCTGCGTGAACTCTGCGACCAGCACGGCATCCTGCTGATCGCCGACGAGGTGCAGACCGGCTTTGCCCGCACCGGCAAGATGTTCGCGATGGACCATCACGAGGTGGCCCCCGACCTGACGACGATGGCAAAGAGCCTTGCCGGTGGCTTTCCGCTCGCCGCGGTCACCGGCCGCGCCGAAATCATGGATGCGCCGGGTCCTGGCGGGCTCGGCGGCACCTATGGCGGCAATCCGCTCGGGATCGCGGCTGCCCATGCCGTCCTCGACGTCATCAAGGAGGAGGATCTCTGCAACCGCGCCAACCTGCTCGGCGGGCGGCTGAAGCAGCGGCTGGAATCCTTGCGTGAAAAGGTGCCGGAGATCACCGATATCCGCGGACCGGGCTTCATGAACGCCGTCGAATTCAATGACCGGAGGACGGGATTGCCGAGCGCCGACTTCGCCAACCGGGTGCGGTTGGCAGCGCTCGACAAGGGGCTGATCCTGCTGACCTGCGGCGTCCACGGCAACGTCATTCGGTTCCTCGCGCCGATCACCATCCAGGACGAGGTTCTCGGCGAGGCGCTCGACATTCTCGAGGCCTCGATGCTGGAAGCGAGCGCGGCCAAGTAA